The genomic region ATCTGAATTTAAACGAGTCGGCCATCGTGCCAAGCTTCCTAACTTAGATTTGGTCACATCTAAGGATCATGTGGATTTAAAATCTTCAGATGCTGCTTTCAATAAGATCATGGAGGCATTGAAGGATGATAAAGTAAGAAAAATAGGGGTATGGGGGATGGGAGGGGTGGGCAAAACCACCTTAGTTAGAAACGTGGGTGGTGAAGTCAACGGATTTGATCGAGTTATAATGGTCACTGTGTCCGAAACTTTAGACATTGAAAAAATACAAAACAAAATTGCAGATGACATAGACTTGAAATTTGGGAAGAACACTGAAGGCGGCAAAGCAACAGAGTTATGGAGTAGATTGAGTAATGGAAAGTTTCTCGTAATCCTCGATGATCTATGGAAGGAGTGGAATGATGATGGGGATTTGAGAAAGATAGGTATTCCATTGGTTAAAGATGAAAAGGGTTGCAAAATCATCTTGACAACACGCAACTATAATGTTTGCCAACATATGGAATGTGAGGAGACAGTTTGTTTTGGAAGATGATAAAGCATGGACTTTGTTCGAAATGAATGCAGGTCTCAAGAAAGCTGATTCGCGTGTTATTGGGGAGGCTAAGAAAATTGCAAAAGAATGCAAGGGCTTACCTTTAGCCATTGTAACACTAGCAAAGGCTTTAAAAGGTAAAGCTCTTGATAGGTGGAAAGATGCACGAAAAAAACTTGAAAGAAGTGGATTAATGGAGATTCCAAGCATTCAAACAGAGAGAGAGAAAAATGCCTACATTTCTCTTAAGATCAGTTATGAACATTTGAAGGACAagatgtcccaaacatgtttcTTACTGTGTGCATTATATCCTGAAGATGACTCAATTAATGTGGAAGACTTGGTGCAATATGCTTGGGGTTTGAACTTATATGATAAGGCTAACTCTATTGAAGAAATGAGAATTCAAGTCTTGGAAGTCATCGATTACCTCAAAGATTCTTGCTTGTTAGAAGATGGAGATGTTGGAAGGTATGATCCCTTTTCAAACTATACATACTTATTGTTAGGTGTGGGTCCCACTATGTGGGAAACCCATATTTTCTGGCATAATGATTTGCCTTCTTTTCTTggatttgtcaaaaaaaaaaaagagccatTCATTTTGGCTTTTACGGGTGTTGTGGGTAGAATGAGAGAGAGCCAAATTCTCAAATTAAAaacagagagaaagagagaagaaaatttCAGTTTTTAAGTTTAGTGCAGCAGTGATCAACTCTTCGATCGAAGGTCCATCCGTGGttcgattgagctgatttttggacagcagctAGGCGATAAGGTGTTCTTAACTTTGCACGGTCGGATTTTTCATCCGAGTCTTGTAGCGTCAGAAATACCCGTTTTTCAGCAGCTACGTTTTTGGTGatgttctctcatttttctctcttttgctaaaGATTGCATATTATTAGCCTTGTCGGAGTTGAATGCTTGTTGTAGGCTTGATATTGTGATCTTGTAGTCGAACATTTGATGATAGTGGAGCTCTTTATCGGACTCTAAAGTCCCGTGgtcttttacccttgatttagaggggttttccacgtaaaaatatcggtgtttctatttatttttgttgtggttgcattagttgatttgtggttgattaagGTTGCTAGAGAACATATCTTGTGCTATTGTGCTTGCCATAATTTTTGACAGGAGTTATAAGGAGAGAAAGAACACCGGTTGTGCTTTCGCTTTGTTTCAGGTTGTTCGGTTTCTTCCCAACAAACTGGTACGAGCTTGGTTATTGTGTCGATAATTATGGAAATTAATCTGAGCAAGATGATTATGTTGAATGGCACAAATTATCAACTTTGGCGGAATAAAATGAAGGACTTGTTGTTTGTGAAGGCTTTGCATCTTCCGGTCTTTACTACTCAAAACCCGATTCAAAAGTGATGAAGAATGGGAATTTGAGCATCAACAAGTGTGTGGCTTTATTCgcaatttgttgaagaaaagtTTACAACCACATTGATCGGAGACACATGCTCGAACATTGTGGGAGAAGCTTGAAAGCTTGTATGCTTGAGGTCGGGCAATAACAAGTTGTTTTTGTGAAGAAAATGATGGCGCTGAAATATAAAGAAGGAATGTCTATAGTGACCATGTTAGTGAATTTGAGTGTGATGAATCGGTTGCTTGGTATGGGTGTCAAATTTGATGACGAGATTTTAGGACTTTGGTTGCTTGCTACTCTACCGGACTCTTGGGAGACCTTTCGAGTCTCACTCATTAATTCGCTTACGGGTATTATTACTTTGGATTTGGCTAAGAGTGGTGTGTTGAATGAAGAGGTAAGAAGAAGATCTCAGGGTTCTACATCACGGTCCGAGGTGTTGGTTATCGAGAATAGGGGAGAAAGCAGAGACAAAGATGGAAAGGGTAGAGATAAAAGCGAAGCAAGTCAAGATCGAGATACAAGAATCTTGAGTGTCATCATTGTGGTAAGAAAGGTCATATCAAGAAATATTGCTTCAAGTGGAAGAAAGAGAACAAAGGTGGTGGTGATAAACACGATCGGAATGACGATGAAAAATCCGAGCGTGTTGCTCTTTTACTCGTGAAGATCTGTTAGTTATTTGTGATGAGAATTTGGTCAACCTAGCATGCGACGAGACTAGTTGGGTGATTGATCTTGGTGCATCACTTCATGTCATGTCGAGGAAGGAATTCTTCACATCTTATACTCCGGTGATTTTGGGGTATTGAAGATGGGTAATGATAGTTTGGTTTGGTTATTGGTATGGGAGATGTTAGCTTGGTGAGTAACAATGGAACAAAGTTAACTCTCAAGGATGTCGAACATGTACGGATGTCCGTTTGAATTTGATTTCGCAGAAAGCTTGATGATGAGGATTCGTAACACCTTCAATGAAGGGCGTGGAAGGCGACTAAAGGCTCCTTGGTTGTGGCTCGAGGAAAAAGAGCTCAAATTTGTACTTAATGCAAGCTTTGACTTCTCGAGAGCGGTGAATGTGACACTGAATGACAGCTCAACCGAGTTGTGGCATAAACGACTCGATCCACATGAGTGAGAAGGGCTTATTTGTTTAGCGAAGAAGAATCAACTTCGTGGTTTAAAGAATGCTACATCAAGAATTGTGCCCATTGTCTAGCAGGAAAGCAGAGAAGGGTTTCATTTAGAAGCCATCCTCCTCATAGGAAATCAGAGTTGCTAGAGTTGGTCCATTCAAATGTTTGTGGTCCGATAAAAGTAAGATCACATGGTGGTGCACTTTACTTTGTGACTTTCATTGATGATTGTTCAAGAAAGCTATGGGTTTAGACTTTGAAGTCTAAAAATCAAGTCTTTGAGGTGTTTAAACAATTTCAAGCATCAGTTGAAAGGGAAACTGGGAAGAAGTTGAAGTGCATTCGTACTGATAATGGTGGCGAGTACACAGGGTCGTTTCATGAGTATTGTCTGTGACAGGGAATCAGACATTAGAGAACACCACCAAAGACTCCACAGTTAAATGGGTTAGCTGAAAGAATGAACCGAACATTGATTGAGAGAGTCAGATGTTTGTTGTCAGATGCAAAGTTACCAAGATCGTTTTGGTGAAGCTTTGAATACTGATGACACATGTGATAAATCATCTCCTAGTGTTCCTTTGAAAGGTGATGTGCCGGATAGAGTTTGGTTTGGTAAAGGCGTGTCATATGATCACCTACGTGTGTTCGGTTGTAAAGCATTTGTTCATGTTCCAAAGGATGAAAGATCCAAGTTGGATGCCAAGGCTCGACAATGCATTTTTATTGGTTATGGTCTAGATGGTGAGTTTGGTTATAGACTCTATGATCCAGTTCAGAAGAAACTCGTGAGAAGCAGAGATGTTGTCTTCA from Gossypium arboreum isolate Shixiya-1 chromosome 1, ASM2569848v2, whole genome shotgun sequence harbors:
- the LOC128280867 gene encoding probable disease resistance protein At4g27220 translates to MGSEWGLSAASGLVAPLLVDYLVKPIEGRIRYLFRFRKIVQELHQNQQDLAAKETLVKEDVEEAKLQIRTQVIYDQVDEWLTKAENALKDVKVLDSKIEENKRCFRLCPNWCWRYQLSQEIENKALEIADLVKKSEFKRVGHRAKLPNLDLVTSKDHVDLKSSDAAFNKIMEALKDDKVRKIGVWGMGGVGKTTLVRNVGGEVNGFDRVIMVTVSETLDIEKIQNKIADDIDLKFGKNTEGGKATELWSRLSNGKFLVILDDLWKEWNDDGDLRKIGLKKADSRVIGEAKKIAKECKGLPLAIVTLAKALKGKALDRWKDARKKLERSGLMEIPSIQTEREKNAYISLKISYEHLKDKMSQTCFLLCALYPEDDSINVEDLVQYAWGLNLYDKANSIEEMRIQVLEVIDYLKDSCLLEDGDVGRSYKERKNTGCAFALFQVVRFLPNKLKMMALKYKEGMSIVTMLVNLSVMNRLLGMGVKFDDEILGLWLLATLPDSWETFRVSLINSLTGIITLDLAKSGVLNEEVRRRSQGSTSRSEVLVIENRGESRDKDGKGRDKSEASQDRDTRILSVIIVVRKVISRNIASSGRKRTKVVVINTIGMTMKNPSVLLFYS